The Nomia melanderi isolate GNS246 chromosome 6, iyNomMela1, whole genome shotgun sequence genomic sequence TTCTTAGGGAGGTCGTTGTGTATAGGAATGAACTAAACATTACATAACATTGTGTTATCTACAATAAGAATACGTTTTAtgatataaattcaatttagaaaatgacgaaaaattaattatttatttctttaattatctgaactatattaaaaccaTTTAATAGTAAGGTTATCTCGTATATATTGGTTCAGATTTCTAACTGCTTGTTAGTGTTTTGAAaagaagaatagaataaaaactttattaacaagatctaaaattttaatttataattactcaCTGTAAGTATGTGTTTATcattatacttttttttctatGGCGATAGTGAAGCAACATACCCCATCTAATGTTCTCAACGAAAATTCATTACTTCATTCAACTAAATGTTTGATGTAAAAGTATGATTGatgtaaattttatgaaaaaagtgagttttataaaataagataaaaataatatgacgCAATTCGATGATAGTTATTAATCAGTTTTGTGTTATATTCTTAATTGTTTATACATATAACAAGcattttctattctattttaatatttatagtttcaaatattaaaaatacatttcacaaaatattttaatacagctTGAACCTTCATTTCTAAAAACTGTAAagatttaaatacaataataattcagaTTTCAGAAATTCAGTAAAGTCTACACTTTGAAAGGTTACTTCAAATTCACAACAAAAAAGGTTCTAATATGgactcaatatattatttacctaTTTTGGAAAAAGAATTAGAAGAGTTAATAGCAAAGGCCAAAAATTGGGCACTTATGCATGGAATGTGCATGAgatcaaaaacaaattttaataagaatacGCTACAATTTGCACCGTTCATATTAATACCATCCCCATTTCCTAGGAAAGAATTTGAGAACGCTTGTCAGATTCAACCAAAATTAAACTTATTGATACATAGGGTTGCTCAGGACTATaactttttaaaagaaactttagaagaaataataaaagttgaTAGTTTCACTAaagagttatttaaaatatgtgaaattataaacaatgaagGAGGATCAGCACAGAAAATATCTCTGGGTATTTTACGTTCTGATTTAATGTTAGAGACAAACTGTCATACAAAAGACTGTAACAATACCTGTATTCCATACTGTGGTTGGAAACAAgttgaaataaatacaattgcTTGTGGTTTTGGTTGGTTGGGGCCAGCTGCAACAAAGTTACACAAATATGTATTAAGAGAACTTGAttatcatgaaaaaataaaagatctgcCTAAAAATGATGCATTACAAGTTATATGTTCAAGTATAATAGAAGCATGGAATATGTATGGTGATAGACGGTACATTCACTTAATTGcattttaaagataaaaatattaaaaatataaatattgtaaaaattaatataaaaacacaaagaaattatttacgatttaaataattgttatatataattcttttcagagcagtaattttatttgttattgaagacattacatataatatttgtgATCAACTTTTTCATGAATTTGAGATTAGAGAGCAAAATCCAAATATCAAAGTCATTCGTCGGAATTTAACGCAGTTAGCTACTACTGCAAGATTGGGTTCTAATAAGGAATTGATAGTAGATAATTATATCATAGCTGTAGTATATTATAGATGTGGATATGAGCCTGGACAATATCATACAAGAAAAGAATGGGAAGTAAGATTACTAATAGAAAGATCTTTAGCAATTAAATGTCCTACTATTCAGTATCATTTAGCAGGAACAAAAAAAGTTCAGCAGGCTCTTGCAAAGCCtggtataattaataaatttttgaaaaatgaaaagatatgtgctgaaattaaagaaatattcactGGTAAGTGAATTGTTTTTATGATACGAATGGTATTCAATTGTGTCGACAAaagtattgtattgtattattttgtacaGAACTCCATGCATTAGATTTTAATGaacatggaaacgctgctataGAAATGGGGATTGCTGATCCAGATCGATTTGTACTGAAACCTCAACGAGAAGGaggttgtaataataaatatggatTAGATATAAAATCCTTTTTAGAGTCTGTAAAACATAAACAAGATAGGGTAGCTTGGATTCTTATGGATAAAATTCATCCTCCAATTCATAGAAGTTACATGATTAGACCAGATGACAATGCAAACATAAAACTACAAGAACTAGTTTCTGAATTAGGAATATTTGGTACTATTATTGCTGATGAGAATAATGTACGTGTTAATAAACAAGCTGGTCATATGTTGAGAACAAAGTTAGCTACTGCTAACGAAGGTGGTGTAGCAACAGGATTAGGTGCATGTGATAGTCCATATTTAGTAGATTAGGaaatttatatacttaaaaatgtttttataaacatattatattttaactgAATGTTGTAAGTCACGATcatctttaattaatttatggcATTCCTATGTAATGAATagcaatgtatttttctttgCTCATagttaaaactgaaaaaaaaaattcaatttttacttcttttttctaatctatatatgaaatatatagtatatttatgcaataaaaatgaatatatatatagtttgtaAGTTATTCTTCTTTgttaatatcttttaaaaatatattaaaatttattgattataaattaataatcattgaATATCTTTttgtgtattaaaatatttttgaatttattttgaagcatgtacataaatttcttaaattttgaagaaatcattacaaaaatattatttttagtacatatgaaaatatataacacaattATAGACTGCAGGTAACAAAACAAACTTTattgatatatatttaaaagatatgtAGTATTAAGCTATCTCTGATTCTAtgtataaaacatatgaaaagtatgttacatattaattttctattttttataaaaaaatctgcaagttatgaaataatatacgtaactatattattattatgaaaacaaactctaaaaatatttttgaaattttttttccttgtttctttcttgtcttaattatattttatactgcaGTGTTATTTATTGTCATTGTGTAGAATATTGTTGTGCTGTATTTAGATTGTGTTTACAGCTTTTCCAGATGTTATACATGCAACGGCAAGGTATGAAATAGAATTTGAACCAAGAGAAGTCTTCTTCTTTCGAGAAGGCACTGTAGTGATGTGGAATATTTCTGAACTTGAATATGGCAATATAgtcaattttttaaagaaatatgaagATAATCCTTATGCAGAGTCTACTGTTCAGTTAGAAAGAGAAACAATGACATACACTTATGCAGATAGTGGGTAAAGGAACTTATAAGCTTTAAAATTTTATGTCATAAAACATTTGTTTCGTATTATAAGACActtttttctgtaaaaatttatataccttattttttgcaattttctGTAGCAAACGAAGTCATATAAGCAATGGAAATATAATGATATCATTATCTGCAACAAATTtagataaatatacattttcaaatgCAATGGCCCAGTCAGTGAAATTAGGTATATGGGAAGCGTCTTTAGATAATTATATAGATTCTATAGAATTTGTTACCAAGGATTTGAAATTGGGTAAAAAACTCAGAATAAGTCAACAGGAAGTATTAAAGAAGCAAGGAGAACTATTTGCTTTGAgacattcaattaatttaagcTCAGATTTATTAGATACTCCAGATTTCTACTGGGAAAGAGAAGACTTAGAAACGTTGTATCAACAAACAtgttcatattttaatattacaaaacgtACAAAAgtaagttataaaaatataattagtgTTGGTAaaggatatttaaaatttccaaaataacaaagtacatatatattttttttattatcacaggttataaatgagaaaataaatCACTGTGTAGAGCTTGTTGGACTTCTGTCTTCACATTTAAGTGACCGTCATCATATTCGTTTAGAATGGAtgattattattcttatcatGGTTGAAGTAGCATTTgaaacattacattacattgaTAGATATTTTTCTTAACTATGTATatgaagtaatttaatatacagatattatattatttatatgagATGTATACtcttgtaaaaaaatatacatatgtaatatttttaatatattgtacaaaataAGTTAATATATTGCATGATGAGATTTCTCTTACTGATAAATTATTCACGTCCTTGTTGACATTTTAAAGTAGGTTTCTCTGTTTGATAATTAaacgtttttaaaaataaaaagaaactgtaATTCTTGAggtacatttttcttagtttttagaAGTAGAAAAGAGAACTAAGTCACTTAGACTTAActggaatttaatattacaatctaGAGCAATATGAACTTAACTAGAttcagttattttaattttctatagatATATGTAAGTATGTAAGCTTCAAGCAACGCAACGGGCGCAAAGCATAGCACGTCAATAATTGCAATATAGGACAAGGATACCTATTTATCCCAATACAAtacttctaattaaatttacgATTATTGACTTATAATTGAACTAATTTATGAGAAATTAAACATACAAAGTCTATATACACACGAATCAAATTAGTTTccttcgaaatttcaaatttcttaaaaatttcatttcaattattttaattatgaatttgaacataaattttttacttttaatactttttaatacttCAGAATCATTTTTTAGATCATGATTTCGTAAATTCCCTCgagttttaatgtatatttatccAATacaaaaatccggcatatatttgtaatattaaatatctttaactggtgtcaatttataatattcaatattcaaaacgtaaaatgtatttatacaaaatattgattCTACacatactattaattattttatatttcatttaactgaTATACACATGtgacattttattaataaatataaatttactgtTTGTTTATAATTCGTCAGAGATGCGCAAAATGAAATACTACATCAATAATAAAAAGGTTGATACAACATTTAATGCTTTTTGGGAATGGACAAGAAAACAAGCTTCAACGTTTTACCGTTAAGAATGTTATAACTAAAATCGATCTTATACCTTTTTAACAACAACCTATCTATATATTCTAGACTTTTATGATTGAACGGGCTGATAAGCGACGATATTTTAAACCAaacaattgtttaatttaaaaatatagttaaaAAATTGTCGATAAGTAATTTTGTTTGCAATACTTATCTACCTGAAATACTTTTCTCGTAAAAGACAACTTTGATACGATCTGGAAAGAACGTGTGCTGTTCTATCAATAAACTTTAGTAATTACTGGCTCAAATGTAAACGAAACTCTGTACTGcagtttgtttaatttaatcGTGTCGAATATAGTGTAAATGCTCTCTGGACATTCTCGCCAGCATATTTCCTAGATACATCCCTGTGAATCGTACGCATGGCACGCACCCCTCTTGCGCCCGTATCGAAAGAGAAGTGGAGTCCGTAGGCAGTTTCTGCGATAATACATAGCACCCACTTGTCGGCTAGCTGATAGCGTGGCAACCATACCTCGGTGCTTGTCCCGTTTCTCCACGCGCTTCATCATCCTGCGAACTATTTCGGGATTAATCAAAGATATATCAATATCCTCGACGCACCGTCGAACTGCCTGAGACTGAATAATTATGGTTCAAGGTGACCGCTCACCCTTTTAATTAAAGCTCACATGACGGAAGGAATTCTTCGAATCTCGTAAGTaaacttcattatttatttaattttatttcaaacgtttacacaattataataatagcatctccttaacttttatattttattatctatccgattaatgaattaattacgtTTATTAATAGAGATCAGTTTTGTATCAACAAGCATTAGGCAACGTATGTCTGTCTCTTTTATGTTCctagaaatttttcattttctattatagTAATTCTCTATCGCAATCCCAAGGATTTTGTAACTTAACTTtgatgtaattgaaatttcgattttctATTTTACGATAAACCTTGTAACAAGTGTTTGAAGTAATAATAACTTATATACGTTAATTAATGTATatgtattatttgatttaattgatatattttgctagaaatattatACATGTACGTATATATTGTTAGCTGAAACGTTTGCAATGCAATGCATGAGTTATGATGGTACGTGTCACAAGTTTCGATTGATCGCCCTTCAACGTAGGAGTTTCGCGCTCATTTTTTTTCAGTTACTGTACGATTGCCACGCGTCCAAAGCTCTCCCTCCCTTCCGCCCCCGTCCTTATATGCTACCGCTTTCCCATCCATTTTCccttttccaataattatacGACCACGTATACACAATACAATAACGTCACGCGTGACATTATTTTACCAGCGCAACAGACGTACTATAATAGAATCCTGTCttctttattacttttacacGCATATGTTTTACTAACGACCATTTCAACAAAGGGATATTTTTGCCAGTGAGAATATTTGTTTTTCTCGCTCCGATAATGCGTTTTCACTCCTCTATGTTTTAATCGTtgatatatacgtatatgtgtattaaaaatatatcgttttatatttagaatttaCTTTTTCGGTTTTTATAACTATAAAAGTTATAACCCCTGGTAAGAAAATAAGGGTCGACGCAAGAACCGTTGCAATATCGATTATATGCAAATATAGATAGTCTCCTTTTAGCAACTTAAATGATGTAGAAGTAAAAATGTATACTTGTGCGCGTTTATTTTAAACGGAGTCTCTTCTATCGAATTGCGCCCTTTTTTTGGAGAGACATtaacgaaaatattatattgaatcgaaaatttgttatttgtcatatacatatttataatgaattacaCAACTGTGTTTGTCCCGGAAATATAAAGCGGTTTCCTTCTCTATACTTTTTATTGATAACATATGTAATCTAATTTTGCGTGGcgtagtttatttttaaataattgatatacaataaaaaagattgAGTTTAtcatgaaataatagaaaataatgaaatactataaattacaaaatgtcaaaaatatctaatttattatttattaattaagatcTCTTAGAAAACTAATGGTaaacattttctaaaaaaattataaaataatatacgtaAAACgaatctattaattattatagtacatttattatatcatcATTCATTGCTAGTATTAATTTTATGGAATAACTTTTTTATAAATagtaaatgaacaaaaaatcTATGCGTATCGGAAAaggattattaaatttttgaaatgaaatgaaaaactattttttgtttaattacttttttgttaatacaataaaaaaatatttttaaaaaatatgaaactgttcAGTTATTCAGAAATATTGGCCAAATATTTCTGAATGTCGGAACAAATTGTAAGAATTTAACCGATCTCTAGTATACTACGAGAGGAACGTGAAGTTGTGAATAGCATGGATGGTAGAAATTCCAACATGCGAAGAAAAGGAAATGTTTTTGCCGCAAAGTATATCTGCGATATACAATTTCCGGAGAACGAATTCAATACCacagtttatttaaataaacataaattcgtATACAAGCgcatattatacatttattttatataaaaaagtttttaattgatttaatattttaaatgattattaGTGGTAGTTTCTTGTTAATAACACTttatactaaataaaaatttcctttttctgaaaaaataattttgaagcaGTAATAGCTCAATAGttaagttttatcattttttaaattaataatgtattttataatcatGTTTGAATCTTTTTTACAGAATGctcataatatatttaaaatgaactaaacattttaataatttgaacATTATGGATATCCCAGTAAAAGATCCAGGTAGAGGAACCAGATGGGTTTGTCCAAATGATCGTCATTTGGCATTGAGAGCAAAGTGAGTATAAATGATTATATTAGTAGTAAATATTTGCATCTTATAAATAggtaaatgtatatatataatacaaaatttgtattaatgtCAATATCGTTGATAtgtttaaagtaatttttattatactatgaATCTATTGTTACCTAATTAGGTTACGCATAGGGTGGTCTGTAAAGACTGGTTCTCTAGACTCAAAATGGGGCAATTATTCTAATCCTTATGCTGCTGGTTCAAATTCTTGTGCACAGTCATTCGTTTTAACTGAAGATGAACAACAAGCAATCATAGAAGTAAGTATATCAGTTAATAAATGGAAGAATACTTTAAAagttatagtaataataaaatacctaCTTACcttttttttactaatattttattactattaatattttaggTCATTCAAAGAGCT encodes the following:
- the LOC116428141 gene encoding glutathione synthetase isoform X1, with the protein product MDSIYYLPILEKELEELIAKAKNWALMHGMCMRSKTNFNKNTLQFAPFILIPSPFPRKEFENACQIQPKLNLLIHRVAQDYNFLKETLEEIIKVDSFTKELFKICEIINNEGGSAQKISLGILRSDLMLETNCHTKDCNNTCIPYCGWKQVEINTIACGFGWLGPAATKLHKYVLRELDYHEKIKDLPKNDALQVICSSIIEAWNMYGDRRAVILFVIEDITYNICDQLFHEFEIREQNPNIKVIRRNLTQLATTARLGSNKELIVDNYIIAVVYYRCGYEPGQYHTRKEWEVRLLIERSLAIKCPTIQYHLAGTKKVQQALAKPGIINKFLKNEKICAEIKEIFTELHALDFNEHGNAAIEMGIADPDRFVLKPQREGGCNNKYGLDIKSFLESVKHKQDRVAWILMDKIHPPIHRSYMIRPDDNANIKLQELVSELGIFGTIIADENNIVFTAFPDVIHATARYEIEFEPREVFFFREGTVVMWNISELEYGNIVNFLKKYEDNPYAESTVQLERETMTYTYADSGKRSHISNGNIMISLSATNLDKYTFSNAMAQSVKLGIWEASLDNYIDSIEFVTKDLKLGKKLRISQQEVLKKQGELFALRHSINLSSDLLDTPDFYWEREDLETLYQQTCSYFNITKRTKVINEKINHCVELVGLLSSHLSDRHHIRLEWMIIILIMVEVAFETLHYIDRYFS
- the LOC116428141 gene encoding glutathione synthetase isoform X2, translating into MDSIYYLPILEKELEELIAKAKNWALMHGMCMRSKTNFNKNTLQFAPFILIPSPFPRKEFENACQIQPKLNLLIHRVAQDYNFLKETLEEIIKVDSFTKELFKICEIINNEGGSAQKISLGILRSDLMLETNCHTKDCNNTCIPYCGWKQVEINTIACGFGWLGPAATKLHKYVLRELDYHEKIKDLPKNDALQVICSSIIEAWNMYGDRRAVILFVIEDITYNICDQLFHEFEIREQNPNIKVIRRNLTQLATTARLGSNKELIVDNYIIAVVYYRCGYEPGQYHTRKEWEVRLLIERSLAIKCPTIQYHLAGTKKVQQALAKPGIINKFLKNEKICAEIKEIFTELHALDFNEHGNAAIEMGIADPDRFVLKPQREGGCNNKYGLDIKSFLESVKHKQDRVAWILMDKIHPPIHRSYMIRPDDNANIKLQELVSELGIFGTIIADENNIVFTAFPDVIHATARYEIEFEPREVFFFREGTVVMWNISELEYGNIVNFLKKYEDNPYAESTVQLERETMTYTYADTNEVI
- the LOC116428141 gene encoding glutathione synthetase isoform X5, which translates into the protein MDSIYYLPILEKELEELIAKAKNWALMHGMCMRSKTNFNKNTLQFAPFILIPSPFPRKEFENACQIQPKLNLLIHRVAQDYNFLKETLEEIIKVDSFTKELFKICEIINNEGGSAQKISLGILRSDLMLETNCHTKDCNNTCIPYCGWKQVEINTIACGFGWLGPAATKLHKYVLRELDYHEKIKDLPKNDALQVICSSIIEAWNMYGDRRAVILFVIEDITYNICDQLFHEFEIREQNPNIKVIRRNLTQLATTARLGSNKELIVDNYIIAVVYYRCGYEPGQYHTRKEWEVRLLIERSLAIKCPTIQYHLAGTKKVQQALAKPGIINKFLKNEKICAEIKEIFTELHALDFNEHGNAAIEMGIADPDRFVLKPQREGGCNNKYGLDIKSFLESVKHKQDRVAWILMDKIHPPIHRSYMIRPDDNANIKLQELVSELGIFGTIIADENNLFQMLYMQRQGMK
- the LOC116428141 gene encoding glutathione synthetase isoform X4 encodes the protein MDSIYYLPILEKELEELIAKAKNWALMHGMCMRSKTNFNKNTLQFAPFILIPSPFPRKEFENACQIQPKLNLLIHRVAQDYNFLKETLEEIIKVDSFTKELFKICEIINNEGGSAQKISLGILRSDLMLETNCHTKDCNNTCIPYCGWKQVEINTIACGFGWLGPAATKLHKYVLRELDYHEKIKDLPKNDALQVICSSIIEAWNMYGDRRAVILFVIEDITYNICDQLFHEFEIREQNPNIKVIRRNLTQLATTARLGSNKELIVDNYIIAVVYYRCGYEPGQYHTRKEWEVRLLIERSLAIKCPTIQYHLAGTKKVQQALAKPGIINKFLKNEKICAEIKEIFTELHALDFNEHGNAAIEMGIADPDRFVLKPQREGGCNNKYGLDIKSFLESVKHKQDRVAWILMDKIHPPIHRSYMIRPDDNANIKLQELVSELGIFGTIIADENNVRVNKQAGHMLRTKLATANEGGVATGLGACDSPYLVD
- the LOC116428141 gene encoding uncharacterized protein LOC116428141 isoform X3, yielding MVIDVILFVIEDITYNICDQLFHEFEIREQNPNIKVIRRNLTQLATTARLGSNKELIVDNYIIAVVYYRCGYEPGQYHTRKEWEVRLLIERSLAIKCPTIQYHLAGTKKVQQALAKPGIINKFLKNEKICAEIKEIFTELHALDFNEHGNAAIEMGIADPDRFVLKPQREGGCNNKYGLDIKSFLESVKHKQDRVAWILMDKIHPPIHRSYMIRPDDNANIKLQELVSELGIFGTIIADENNIVFTAFPDVIHATARYEIEFEPREVFFFREGTVVMWNISELEYGNIVNFLKKYEDNPYAESTVQLERETMTYTYADSGKRSHISNGNIMISLSATNLDKYTFSNAMAQSVKLGIWEASLDNYIDSIEFVTKDLKLGKKLRISQQEVLKKQGELFALRHSINLSSDLLDTPDFYWEREDLETLYQQTCSYFNITKRTKVINEKINHCVELVGLLSSHLSDRHHIRLEWMIIILIMVEVAFETLHYIDRYFS
- the LOC116428141 gene encoding required for meiotic nuclear division protein 1 homolog isoform X7, with product MGKILFVSSEKTSPFLVVWTWQIDPSKRPKKRPFSKDGETIGKWNVKALASAEEYNLEDLMRGLSEENLYIPDTITTSITSFPDVIHATARYEIEFEPREVFFFREGTVVMWNISELEYGNIVNFLKKYEDNPYAESTVQLERETMTYTYADSGKRSHISNGNIMISLSATNLDKYTFSNAMAQSVKLGIWEASLDNYIDSIEFVTKDLKLGKKLRISQQEVLKKQGELFALRHSINLSSDLLDTPDFYWEREDLETLYQQTCSYFNITKRTKVINEKINHCVELVGLLSSHLSDRHHIRLEWMIIILIMVEVAFETLHYIDRYFS
- the LOC116428141 gene encoding required for meiotic nuclear division protein 1 homolog isoform X9, producing the protein MRGLSEENLYIPDTITTSITSFPDVIHATARYEIEFEPREVFFFREGTVVMWNISELEYGNIVNFLKKYEDNPYAESTVQLERETMTYTYADSGKRSHISNGNIMISLSATNLDKYTFSNAMAQSVKLGIWEASLDNYIDSIEFVTKDLKLGKKLRISQQEVLKKQGELFALRHSINLSSDLLDTPDFYWEREDLETLYQQTCSYFNITKRTKVINEKINHCVELVGLLSSHLSDRHHIRLEWMIIILIMVEVAFETLHYIDRYFS
- the LOC116428141 gene encoding required for meiotic nuclear division protein 1 homolog isoform X8; this translates as MTERDMKMKRPKKRPFSKDGETIGKWNVKALASAEEYNLEDLMRGLSEENLYIPDTITTSITSFPDVIHATARYEIEFEPREVFFFREGTVVMWNISELEYGNIVNFLKKYEDNPYAESTVQLERETMTYTYADSGKRSHISNGNIMISLSATNLDKYTFSNAMAQSVKLGIWEASLDNYIDSIEFVTKDLKLGKKLRISQQEVLKKQGELFALRHSINLSSDLLDTPDFYWEREDLETLYQQTCSYFNITKRTKVINEKINHCVELVGLLSSHLSDRHHIRLEWMIIILIMVEVAFETLHYIDRYFS
- the LOC116428141 gene encoding required for meiotic nuclear division protein 1 homolog isoform X6, encoding MNFSAIQRCILLHWKSNINNCRKFSTALIPCNKFMIKPIRVTKLNLNCNLLHVSNKLLSECKINESNTKVIKNTTDIAYSSLQLKKRPKKRPFSKDGETIGKWNVKALASAEEYNLEDLMRGLSEENLYIPDTITTSITSFPDVIHATARYEIEFEPREVFFFREGTVVMWNISELEYGNIVNFLKKYEDNPYAESTVQLERETMTYTYADSGKRSHISNGNIMISLSATNLDKYTFSNAMAQSVKLGIWEASLDNYIDSIEFVTKDLKLGKKLRISQQEVLKKQGELFALRHSINLSSDLLDTPDFYWEREDLETLYQQTCSYFNITKRTKVINEKINHCVELVGLLSSHLSDRHHIRLEWMIIILIMVEVAFETLHYIDRYFS